The following proteins are encoded in a genomic region of Pyrus communis chromosome 11, drPyrComm1.1, whole genome shotgun sequence:
- the LOC137707596 gene encoding uncharacterized protein isoform X3 produces MPGNEIEGRIHNFYQLDNYSRQSQVADGNWPAHIYNQWQGEQRETSNVHQLDSGRGRGGESLRFDKNYSQLSQRPELSRNQLLETNEFMLGQQDLQESQFFGDSSGFIPHSLTSRGLSFLQSEQENASCDSPTLTTNSERSEITEASSEFNFVERQQQLVRGQQQGIPQLHSMQQSGYNDMQMLQQHLMFKKLQELQRQQQVQQFGDARQHNAVNQLSAINKQGSGVHFSPLINGTPLNDTPQMFMNWVQRGGSPAGQNVSNRVIFSQEQGQTLSSMGLTSQQFDVSLYGTPVASGRGTMNQYHPPAMSQDSENLLTKANDQMQKPAMQSSAFSNPFVGDHCMTASPDQICSPQGGFVSRQDFQGKNVFGHVTTQGSNCGSPLGNLQLGNTLQTNTSLQELSGKQDQAGWLGTFQQKTMQHGPSQGLVPLDPMEEKILFNMDDSTWDPSMVKHSDIGAGGFGDAFESSFPSLQSGSWSALMQSAVAEASSSDTGQQEEWSGLTFQNTELSTGNQPSNIVDNENQQGSWADNNLQSVSSLSSKPFPMLNDSSVNSSFPGFPQPDIQFTSEHREGIYQDESHESNQKSPKNSNEWLDCNPQKVQPHMCLDGIWTSQSSKPEGDINEGTYNRNSESHMWNREGDSRVTSFSRPTGQLEQVQLGSEDTLRNRENSNIFNFHSVQNSHMTNVHQETSHQVQYNNKLDYGKHFISNKKEDNEAIGEKQRQMSDSSRVMRNSYGREGGTYEQQQNCYQRDNSYDRKSEDSNGMRVTAQTRVHQSKENSSIVQFGPSGFNPLSEGMIQPATNSNQMQMDSSLREKNQTWSTPSPSQSLPQSHESSPRSRWDDKFIIGGQSSIPASYMHGSSIAEITSSPTFSRNQLQTQHLFNVPGPSNQTTLTGSAARHPPSNLALSQDISQQSFVNSGGQQFPVLEAAPVSQPPFMSGIPARGGVSVKPQSLWTNNPSQQHLSGMETTSLASKELNGLNTQDGGYGSSEFGHSSTSLQGFISAQEQQGKERMLDASQTGVRNVSDPSAFASGSLLNHSQLQDLGGIQHSNNNGLAPSARNLGFLGHALKHSHGFHHDYSRLHQVQATKNEEADPSRRDLDVQQVTAMEGQQSIYGHNNDGELNSTPAHKLSPLGNSNAPSFLADAREGPSVKTSSQAAFQAQGMVAFGESDSQSQSTGNNELSHNGETSRANLSMASNWFKQYGTFRNGQMQPMYDARPATGQFSLMKPSQSLNIHSSVEQIDASKASQSNRDWPSTATNLITSEPFIDPCVLPSDAIDESMGIVRPKKRKIETSELLPWHKVTQGSKRVQDVGMAEQEWALPCNRLIEKVGHEFEMIEDGRPILRSKRRLIFTTQFLQQLLSPAPASILSADAALYYDSVTYFVAKLSLGDACTLTCSKRNSIHAPLNDSDMIAEKPKVSENIDEQYLSKAVEEFMNRSEKLENDLLRLDKVSILDLRLECQELERFSVINRFARFHIPQAATSGVSSSSGTVPTAPKPFPQRYVTGQPLPRHLPEGVHCLSL; encoded by the exons ATGCCTGGTAACGAAATTGAAGGCAGGATCCATAATTTTTATCAGCTAGACAACTATTCCCGTCAATCTCAAGTTGCAGACGGTAATTGGCCTGCGCATATATATAATCAATGGCAGGGAGAACAAAGAGAGACGAGTAATGTACATCAACTAG ATTCTGGGAGAGGACGGGGCGGTGAGTCCTTGAGGTTTGATAAAAACTATTCACAGTTGTCTCAGAGACCGGAATTGTCTAGAAACCAACTTCTGGAGACAAATGAGTTTATGCTTGGACAGCAGGATTTGCAGGAAAGCCAGTTTTTTGGTGATAGCTCAGGTTTCATTCCACATTCTTTAACCTCAAGAGGCttatctttccttcaatcagaGCAAGAAAATGCATCATGCGATAGTCCCACTTTGACTACCAATTCAGAAAGGTCTGAAATTACTGAAGCTTCCAGCGAGTTTAACTTCGTTGAAAGGCAGCAACAACTTGTGAGGGGACAACAACAAGGCATTCCACAGCTTCACTCGATGCAGCAGTCTGGGTACAATGACATGCAGATGTTGCAGCAGCACCTGATGTTTAAGAAACTGCAAGAACTTCAGAGGCAGCAGCAAGTACAACAGTTCGGTGATGCAAGGCAACATAATGCAGTAAATCAGCTCTCTGCAATCAATAAGCAGGGTTCTGGGGTTCATTTTTCCCCACTAATCAATGGAACACCCCTTAATGATACGCCACAAATGTTTATGAATTGGGTGCAGCGGGGTGGATCGCCAGCAGGACAAAATGTTTCTAATAGAGTTATTTTTTCTCAAGAGCAAGGTCAAACTTTGAGCTCAATGGGTCTTACTTCTCAGCAGTTTGATGTATCTTTATATGGTACTCCTGTTGCTAGTGGAAGAGGGACTATGAATCAGTACCATCCCCCGGCAATGTCTCAGGATTCTGAAAATTTGTTGACCAAGGCTAATGATCAAATGCAGAAGCCTGCTATGCAGTCATCAGCCTTCAGTAACCCCTTTGTAGGTGATCATTGTATGACTGCTTCTCCGGACCAGATTTGCTCACCTCAAGGGGGTTTCGTATCCCGACAAGACTTTCAGGGAAAAAATGTATTTGGACACGTTACTACTCAGGGTTCAAATTGTGGATCCCCATTGGGTAACCTCCAGCTAGGGAATACCTTGCAAACAAATACATCACTTCAAGAACTCAGTGGAAAGCAAGATCAAGCTGGCTGGCTGGGAACCTTTCAGCAAAAAACAATGCAGCATGGCCCTTCACAGGGTTTGGTTCCCCTTGATCCAATGGAAGAGAAGATTTTGTTTAACATGGATGATAGTACTTGGGATCCTTCTATGGTAAAGCACAGTGATATTGGGGCTGGAGGCTTTGGAGATGCATTCGAAAGTTCATTTCCTTCTCTCCAAAGTGGAAGCTGGAGCGCGCTTATGCAGTCTGCTGTAGCAGAAGCTTCTAGTAGTGATACTGGCCAACAAGAGGAGTGGAGTGGTTTGACTTTTCAGAATACCGAGCTGTCAACTGGTAATCAGCCTTCAAACATCGTGGACAATGAGAACCAACAAGGAAGTTGGGCTGATAACAATCTGCAGAGTGTCTCTTCcttaagttcaaaaccttttcCCATGCTTAATGACTCAAGTGTTAATTCTAGCTTCCCCGGCTTTCCGCAGCCAGACATCCAATTCACATCTGAGCATCGAGAAGGGATTTACCAGGATGAATCTCATGAATCCAATCAGAAGTCTCCCAAAAACTCTAACGAGTGGTTGGATTGTAACCCTCAGAAGGTTCAGCCACATATGTGTTTGGACGGCATATGGACCAGTCAAAGCAGTAAACCAGAAG GTGATATTAACGAAGGCACGTACAATAGGAACTCTGAGAGTCATATGTGGAATAGGGAAGGTGATTCCAGGGTAACTTCATTTTCCAGACCAACTGGACAATTGGAGCAAGTACAATTGGGCTCAGAGGATACTCTCAGGAACAgagaaaattcaaatatttttaactTTCATTCCGTGCAAAATTCACACATGACTAATGTCCATCAGGAAACCAGTCACCAAGTCCAATATAATAATAAGCTTGATTACGGGAAACATTTTATATCTAACAAGAAGGAGGATAATGAGGCCATTGGAGAAAAACAGCGTCAAATGAGTGACAGCTCTCGTGTTATGCGTAACTCTTATGGGAGGGAAGGTGGAACATATGAGCAGCAGCAAAATTGCTACCAGAGGGACAACTCGTATGACCGGAAATCAGAGGATTCTAATGGCATGCGTGTGACCGCACAAACAAG GGTTCACCAGTCGAAGGAGAATAGTTCTATCGTGCAGTTTGGCCCTTCTGGATTTAATCCATTATCTGAG GGTATGATCCAACCAGCTACTAATTCCAATCAAATGCAAATGGATTCTAGTTTAAGAGAGAAAAATCAGACCTGGTCTACTCCGTCCCCTTCTCAATCTTTGCCCCAATCACATGAATCATCACCAAGATCCCGTTGGGATGATAAATTTATTATCGGTGGACAATCGAGCATCCCTGCATCTTATATGCATGGAAGCTCTATAGCAGAAATTACATCCAGTCCTACATTTTCAAGGAATCAGCTTCAAACGCAGCATCTGTTTAATGTACCTGGTCCATCTAATCAGACAACATTAACTGGTTCTGCTGCAAGACATCCACCTTCCAACCTTGCTCTATCTCAAGATATTTCTCAGCAGTCTTTTGTCAACTCTGGTGGTCAACAATTCCCTGTTCTTGAAGCTGCTCCAGTTTCTCAGCCTCCTTTTATGTCAGGCATACCTGCACGGGGTGGAGTATCAGTGAAGCCACAGAGTTTATGGACAAATAACCCAAGTCAGCAACATCTTTCTGGCATGGAAACTACTTCGTTGGCTTCGAAGGAGCTAAATGGTCTGAATACCCAGGATGGTGGATATGGGTCATCCGAATTTGGCCATTCCTCTACAAGTTTACAAGGCTTTATTTCTGCACAAGAGCAGCAAGGGAAAGAGAGGATGCTTGATGCTTCACAGACAGGGGTAAGGAATGTCTCCGATCCTAGTGCTTTTGCCTCTGGTTCATTGTTGAATCATTCGCAACTGCAGGATCTTGGTGGAATACAACATAGCAACAACAATGGCCTGGCTCCCTCTGCAAGAAATCTTGGATTTCTTGGCCATGCTTTAAAACATTCACATGGATTTCATCATGACTACTCCCGGCTACACCAAGTGCAGGCTACAAAGAATGAAGAGGCCGATCCAAGTAGGAGGGACCTGGATGTACAACAGGTAACTGCTATGGAAGGACAGCAGTCAATTTATGGTCATAACAATGATGGTGAACTGAATTCTACACCAGCTCACAAGTTATCGCCACTTGGAAATTCCAATGCACCAAGTTTCCTGGCAGATGCAAGAGAAGGTCCAAGTGTAAAAACTTCTTCACAAGCTGCTTTCCAAGCCCAAGGCATGGTTGCATTCGGTGAAAGTGATTCTCAGAGTCAATCTACTGGCAATAATGAGTTATCTCATAATGGTGAAACTTCTCGGGCGAATCTAAGCATGGCATCGAACTGGTTTAAACAGTATGGGACTTTCAGAAATGGGCAGATGCAACCAATGTATGATGCAAGGCCTGCTACGGGGCAGTTCTCACTCATGAAGCCTTCTCAGAGCCTAAACATACATTCTTCTGTGGAACAGATAGATGCTTCTAAAGCTAGTCAAAGCAACAGAGACTGGCCAAGTACAGCGACGAATTTGATAACAAGTGAACCCTTCATAGATCCTTGTGTGTTACCTTCAGATGCCATTGATGAAAGTATGGGTATTGTGAGACCAAAGAAACGCAAAATTGAAACATCAGAACTTCTACCATGGCACAAAGTGACACAAGGTTCCAAAAGGGTTCAAGATGTCGG TATGGCAGAGCAAGAATGGGCCTTGCCATGCAATCGGCTGATTGAGAAA GTTGGACATGAGTTTGAAATGATTGAAGATGGACGTCCGATCCTTCGATCTAAGAGAAGGCTTATCTTCACAACACAGTTTCTGCAGCAATTGCTCAGCCCTGCACCAGCATCCATTCTCTCAGCAGACGCTGCACTGTACTATGATAGTGTGACATATTTTGTTGCTAAATTATCATTAGGAGATGCATGCACCCTGACCTGCAGCAAAAGAAATAGTATTCATGCGCCACTGAACGACAGTGATAT GATTGCGGAAAAGCCTAAAGTTTCTGAAAATATTGATGAGCAATACTTGTCAAAAGCTGTGGAAGAGTTCATGAATAGATCGGAGAAGCTGGAAAATGACTTACTGAG GTTAGACAAGGTATCAATTCTAGACTTAAGACTGGAATGCCAGGAGTTGGAAAGATTTTCCGTCATCAACCGGTTTGCCAGGTTTCATATCCCCCAAGCAGCTACGTCTGGGGTCTCTTCTTCATCCGGTACAGTTCCAACTGCACCAAAACCATTTCCCCAACGATATGTCACTGGACAGCCACTGCCAAGACATCTACCAGAAGGGGTTCATTGTCTTTCACTGTGA